In the Diospyros lotus cultivar Yz01 chromosome 13, ASM1463336v1, whole genome shotgun sequence genome, GGTCAATCCTCAAGCTTTCCTTGAATCTCACCAACTCACAGGTCTTTTAAAAAatacgattttgcccctaattcaaaaactaaacttttatctaaaaatcttgggtattacaatttaCCTACAAAAAACCCACTAAACAATACCCCGAAGCCTTTTCCAGATTATCGATGTCATCATCTTCAAGGACCAgttggtcccctttggtctccATCGAATGCAGAAAGTAGCCTTGATGTTGAAGCCTATTATCCCTGAACAGGCCAACCTATGGGGCATTCAGCTTGCCTCCATCTTTGCCTTTAACAGTATTTGCTTCTTTTGCTTAGCAACTCCTAGCTAACGAGATGACTAAGGAGCAAGCATAGTCTGTGTCATCTAGGCCTAGGGTTCGCGAAACATTAAAGGATTCGACTACCTCTTCATGAGCATCCTCTTTGGTAGGCTTGGTGCTCGCTTGAACTTTTGTAGCAGGAAGGGTCGAAGCACATGCCAAGTTTCGAAGCAAGCCCTTAGGTGGATCTAGGCCATCATCCAATGATAAGGGAGGCTCCGAGGGACCTTTGCAGGCTTTTTTGTTATAGCATGGGATTGGCTTTTCTGAAGCTGCTTTAGAGGACAAAGCCTTAATTTCGAAGGATTTGAACACCTCTTCAACAGTAAGTGAGTCCGTCTTTAATACGACCTTAACTTTTTTCCTACTTATCCCTGAGGAGATGAGGAGAATAGAGCATTCAAGGCAGCCAAACATAAAGTAAACAATAGTCTATCGAAATCTAAGCCACAAGCAGACTGGACACAGGGCCGGCCCTACCTTGAAGCCATTTATGCCATGGCATTAGGCCCCCCAAATTAGAAGGCCCcagattttaaaaatttgtaatatttatatatattttttatttttttaataattaatattttattaaaaattaaatataaaacattttaaatttttttaacttccttcgccattttccattttttaacCGTTATTGTGGTGTTTCCCATAAAACtcatgatttattagataaacttgattatgaaaatttaatcaacaattttgcatctcaaaaagcaagaaaaattaattttatataaagatgAACATAGTCCAACACATATTtgtagaataaaatattattgttggtGAATTTTATCCTTTAATACTATCAGTTTAATGTTATgatttgtttctctctataagAGAATCatgaatgtataattttttgctCGCACTGATCTTCTtagactttaaaaaaaattagttttgtttttttgtttgtttattattgtaagttgtttggctttttttttacgagacattatattttaattgaaaaattattattgttaagagattattatattttgtagttgattgaattttaactttttttatttaataaaatgatgaaatatttatgtaaaaaaatgtattatttatttttttataaaaaaaaattaatacctCAACAAACCTTTTCGCCTAAGGCCCCCAACTCTGTTGGGCCGGCTCTGACTGGACATTTCTTTcgattctttcatttatttttgctGATACACTCTGTCCACTTATTTTGCAGaacacatcatatatatatatatatatatatatagatagatagatagatatgtCACTGTGCGTTGCTTGCTCAATCAACATGCTTCAGATCAAATCATCTGAAAATAAACCAGTGTAAGTAAAGAGAAGTGGAAgcaatttgttttttaataataaaatcctTAATGCATCCTTGCCCAACCAAAATAGGTTCCCCAAAAGCCCTCATAGCTAACGCAGCTCCGAGTCACCAAACCCCACTCCCTCCCCCTCTATGCACCGCCCAAAATCTCTCCTTTTCCCCCTGGCGTCCCCACCACCACCACTTCCCCCTCTCTTCTTAGCTATTTATACCCCGTCTCTGCCTCCTTCTCtcttccccctccccccccttctctctctctttacttATTCATATATATTGTGAGCTTCAGTTGTTCCTCGTTCGGCTCAGAGTGACACTCTTATTTAtcgaaaaataaagaatatggGTTTGCAAGATCCCCACCCCTTCAACTTCGTGGACCTCAAGGACAAGAACCTACAGGTGGACGGAAAAACTCTGGTTCTGGCCGCCATTTTCCTGCTCCTGCTCGTCGTCTCCATCGTCTCCTTCCTCTACTTCCTCTACGTGTGCATCCACCGGAGCCGGCTGGCGGCGGTGAGGCCGGCCAGCGGTGCGGAGGCGGCGGAGGCCGGGCCACGGAAGGGGCTGGAAATGGCGGCCATCAACTGCCTCCCGATTGAGTCCTATGGGTCGGGCGGAGGCGGGTGTCGGGTCGGGTACTGCTCCATTTGTCTCGGCGGGTTCCAGGACGGCGAGAAAGTGAAGGTGCTGCCGCTGTGCCACCACGGTTTCCACTCCGAGTGCGTCGACAAGTGGCTGCTGAAGGCGGCGACTTGCCCGCTTTGCCGATCGGTGGTGGTCAGAGTCGACTCAGTGACTCAGTTGGACCCGGACATTCCGTAAGGGCTTAGTTTGAAGAGTCCGAAG is a window encoding:
- the LOC127788941 gene encoding RING-H2 finger protein ATL66-like, whose product is MGLQDPHPFNFVDLKDKNLQVDGKTLVLAAIFLLLLVVSIVSFLYFLYVCIHRSRLAAVRPASGAEAAEAGPRKGLEMAAINCLPIESYGSGGGGCRVGYCSICLGGFQDGEKVKVLPLCHHGFHSECVDKWLLKAATCPLCRSVVVRVDSVTQLDPDIP